In the Juglans microcarpa x Juglans regia isolate MS1-56 chromosome 6D, Jm3101_v1.0, whole genome shotgun sequence genome, one interval contains:
- the LOC121236140 gene encoding uncharacterized protein LOC121236140 — MASPHLKQKSNYHARSNSLPSRPHPLILQCNEHLCRLVASDTNTSSPSSALRCKLSCLQDLHECVEKLLLLPQTQQAIAQEHHDKWVEELFDGSLRLLDACTATKDAVIHTKECTRELQSNMRRRRGGDMGFEREVRKYLMSRKVVKKAVQKALKGMESRRADKNHENLAMVNTLREIEAATLNVFESLLSYITGSKLRSKSSSWSLVSKLVLPKRVACDNEDTERSEVKMVDSALYSIVSERTSKSDDMVNVENVQNLLEKLEPNVQDLEEGLELLFRRLIKTRVSLLNTFNH; from the coding sequence ATGGCTTCccctcatttaaaacaaaaatccaaTTACCATGCTCGCTCTAATAGCTTGCCGTCCAGGCCACACCCTCTTATTCTACAATGCAATGAGCATTTGTGCAGATTAGTTGCCTCAGACACTAACACTTCATCACCATCATCTGCATTAAGATGCAAACTGAGTTGCCTTCAGGATCTGCATGAATGTGTTGAAAAGTTGCTTCTATTACCCCAAACTCAGCAAGCAATTGCCCAAGAGCACCATGACAAGTGGGTTGAAGAGCTTTTTGATGGATCTCTCCGGCTATTGGATGCTTGTACCGCAACCAAGGATGCCGTGATCCATACAAAAGAGTGCACACGTGAGCTCCAATCAAATATGCGCAGGAGAAGAGGAGGTGATATGGGGTTTGAGAGGGAGGTCAGGAAATACTTGATGTCTAGGAAGGTTGTCAAGAAGGCAGTCCAAAAGGCCCTGAAAGGAATGGAAAGTAGGCGTGCTGACAAAAACCATGAGAATCTGGCCATGGTTAACACATTAAGAGAAATAGAAGCAGCCACCCTCAATGTCTTTGAATCCTTGTTGTCTTATATAACTGGCTCTAAGTTGAGATCAAAATCAAGCAGCTGGTCTTTGGTCTCCAAGTTGGTCCTTCCCAAAAGAGTAGCATGTGACAATGAAGATACAGAAAGATCTGAAGTCAAGATGGTCGATTCTGCATTGTACTCCATCGTCAGTGAAAGAACAAGCAAATCTGATGACATGGTGAATGTTGAGAATGTCCAGAACTTGCTGGAAAAATTGGAGCCGAACGTTCAAGATCTTGAAGAAGGACTGGAGCTCCTTTTCAGGCGCTTAATCAAAACAAGAGTTTCCCTTCTCAACACCTTCAACCACTAG
- the LOC121236188 gene encoding uncharacterized protein LOC121236188, whose protein sequence is MASSPVNQKSNYHARSISLPSRPHPLILQCNEHLCRLGASDTTSSPSTTLRSKLSCLQDLHECVEKLLQLPQSQEAIVQERHEMWVEELFDGSLHLLDACSAAKDAVIHTKECTRELQSIMRRRRGDDMGFEREVKKYLMSRKVVKKAVQRALKGMESKRANKNHENLAMVSTLREIEAATLNVFESLLSYIIGPKLRSKPSSWSLVSKLVLPKRVACDNEETERSELEMVDAALYAIISEKASKSDHIVNAENVQNLLGKLEPNVQDLEEGLERLFRRLIKTRVSLLNIFNH, encoded by the coding sequence aTGGCTTCCTCTCCTGTAAACCAAAAGTCCAATTACCATGCTCGCTCTATTAGCTTGCCCTCCAGACCACACCCTCTCATTCTACAATGCAATGAGCATCTGTGCAGATTAGGTGCTTCAGACACTACTTCATCACCATCAACAACATTAAGAAGCAAACTGAGTTGCCTTCAGGATCTGCACGAATGTGTTGAAAAGCTGCTTCAGTTACCCCAAAGTCAGGAAGCCATTGTCCAAGAGCGCCATGAAATGTGGGTTGAAGAGCTTTTCGATGGATCTCTCCACCTATTGGATGCGTGTAGCGCAGCCAAGGATGCCGTGATCCATACAAAGGAATGCACACGTGAGCTCCAATCAATTATGCGGAGGAGAAGAGGAGATGACATGGGATTTGAGAGGGAGGTCAAGAAATACTTGATGTCCAGGAAGGTTGTCAAGAAAGCAGTCCAAAGAGCCCTTAAAGGCATGGAAAGTAAGCGTGCTAACAAAAACCATGAGAATCTGGCCATGGTTAGCACATTAAGAGAAATAGAAGCAGCCACCCTTAATGTCTTTGAATCCTTGTTATCCTATATAATTGGCCCTAAGTTGAGATCAAAACCAAGCAGCTGGTCTTTGGTCTCCAAGCTGGTCCTTCCCAAAAGAGTAGCATGTGACAATGAAGAAACAGAAAGATCTGAACTAGAGATGGTCGATGCTGCATTGTATGCCATTATCAGTGAAAAAGCAAGCAAATCTGATCACATAGTGAATGCTGAGAATGTCCAGAACTTGCTGGGAAAATTGGAGCCAAATGTTCAAGATCTTGAAGAAGGACTTGAGCGCCTTTTCAGGCGCTTAATCAAAACAAGAGTTTCCCTTCTCAACATCTTCAACCACTAG